aataaaataaaaacaagaagaATTTTATTCATAgtttctcaaaataaaataaaaattattaactttctattatttttttattaatatactattaaaagtaaaatttgaaataattgtattttaacttatttaagtaTCTATCTAGAAACTTCAACTACTTGTCTATTCAATGTTAAAGCAAATAGTTTAGTTTTGATGTTTAAGGATTAAAGGGATTTGATTTCATAATTAGAATCAGAGTAAGAAAAACATGAAACATGGGATAAAATGGAAAAGGGGACCAAACCATAATTTTAGGCTTTACCGACAAACCTGACCTTGACCTCTCATCCAAAACGAATATTTCTGCTTTTCTACGCCTAATCAAATGTTCTATAAATTGCTTCTCTCTCATGTTTTTTTCAACTGATTTTGATTATGTAAATTGTATGATTATTAATTTTCACAACCCACATAATTTCATACATCTCCCATAACTTATGTGTCAGTAGTTTAATCTGTCATCTAGCTTACAATTCTAAAAAATCCCTTCGAAAAATGTGCAAATCAGCTACCCGAACTCATGAATTAAATATGTCGACTCAATTTTGAATTGTTTAGACACGTTTTAGATGAGGGTTAACCCTCAAGATGTCAATTTGATTAGGTGCATGGGACCCGATTAGAAGGCGAAATGTAACATCCAGCGGGAGAATCAAATTGATGGCACCGTAGCTTCATCAAAGTCTatataaaaggaaaatagaaaggTTGGGAAGCCGAATTATTTCCCCATTATGATGAGATTTACAAGTCAAGAATTGTAGGCAACGAACCCCCATTTGGGTTGATCTCAAAGCCTTCACATTTTCCATTGCTAAGCCCATGAAACCAAAAACCACCCATTCCAATGCATGTAGACATCAAATTTCCTTCAAATCTATATCATTGTTCTTCAAAATGATTTCAATAGACCAATTTTTATTACATCGTTTctcttttgaaatttcaatccaTTATTGAGTGTGGACCTAATAAAAAAGTTTGGGCATGGTATCTAATTATTAGACTCATTTCATTTATTAGGTCTATTAGGCCTTTTGTTGTTATTTTCTAATTctaattaatatgttttttttttcttaaataaaattgcGGTGGATTGGTGGAGCACGTTTAAACTTGGTAGGAGGAATTCAATGTTTGGCAAGGAGTTGCAAGAATGGCACAaattggagaagaagaaaagTGAGCAAAGGAAAGGCAAGACATAGACGACATAATGAAGGAGAGCAAAAAATGACCCCCAAAAAAATTGAATGCCTTTACACGACAAAAGTTTTTTAGAAAGGGAGAAGAAGCCAATAAAGTGGGGAGGTCTTGAGGCAATAGAATGCGGAGAAAGAATCTAGAGAGATATTGAGAGAGTCATCATTGGATACGTTAAGAAAGCCAGGAGAAAGTAAAGATGCtgcatgaaaaaattgaaatgtcCTCAAATTAGCTATACTTGAGGTTAAATTATGGGAATGCATtaagagaaaaatgaagaaaagtgAAGGCTGGAGTTGCATTATTTGAAAGCCGTCATACAAAAGATGGGTTTTCATGTAAAGAATGAATATAGTAGATATTTGATTTAGGTAAGGAATGAATATAGACTCGAATATTTgtagattttttatttaaatatagtgagttttgatttttttttaaattgttatctGTAACAAATTCAGAGTGTATGCAGATAATAATTTGTTGATATAATACATTTGAATTTGGATAATGAATATCCAAATCTACTTTACTTTtacatataacatatttaaatttggATATCCaaattaattatctattttactttttaaaattttttatttaaaaatattttttcacatAAATACGATTAGGTACGCagtaaaaaaatagatttaaacttttaaatgaatttagaaatttaaattttatataaataattgatattcGAGCCATTAGGCAAGAGTTGAAGGGATAATAACATTTACGttgataaaaagactaaaatattaaataagtcatttaaaaataattttaaaaaatcaattaagtcatttgaattattatttgtaGCGAATTTATATTTCCATTGGAGCCTGTCAAGTATTGTTGTGACAAAGGGTTTTAGAAAGTTGTCAATTGGATGCACTTTTGTGAAGCAAGCAACCAGTGTCAGTGTTTTTATTTTCTGATAGAACCAGTGTATGTGGTTATTCATGAATAAAAAGTTGGCAATATATTATGGTGTAGGGAAGCAGCTGCCTGGCATTTGCAATCCTTCGGATTCGCAGCCCTTCTAACATACAGACAAAACCCACTTCACCCCTCTTTTtttctccccccccccccccccacttGACATTGACGACAACCCAGTCCCAGACATCACCCTAACACCTtttcatataattatttgatTAGAATAGGATCcgagataataataataaagcatgATATCCTCCTTATTCGATATacacaaaattctctcaatttcaaTCGCTTGCACACTTTTCGAAGAAAACTATCCCCTCTTAATTCGTAAATAACTGCAGCATTAGAACGAAGATTGATTATCTAAATTCACATTGGCTTGTTATGAAAAATTGATCAACTAGTACAAAACATCCTGGGTTTGACCCTTTTTGACTTACTGATTTCTGATTGGCTTTCTGAGTTTCAACTTCCATGGTGCTAAAGACTTGTTTTTCTCGgaaattttttaatgtgttattttGTCGGAAATCAAATGAAAGCATTTCTTTGATACTATAATCTCGCAGGTTGCAATATTCTGTTTATATGTTGGTGTCATTGGGTGAATGTTTTATACAACAAATCAATAGTGGCAAAAATATTGGATATATAGAAATgatatatattttgattataatgCCATAAAGTATTACTATAATACCTGAGCTTAGCTCGGAGTGATCTATTAGTAGTTTTATTATCATATTAAATCATGTTATCTAAGCCTAAATCCATTctaatttaaataattgaatatttaaatttaataagtgaaaaaattttaaataatatttttaataaaaaaggcggacaatatatttttaatagtgCCAAAATCGAGCTCAAGCTCATTTCAACATCTATTTCTAGGCTCAAACGAGCTCAAGCTTAATTAAGCTCATTTACCAATTTTTGTACTAAAGTTCGAGCTTGATTCAATAATTAAGCTTATTGTAtattaaatatgactcctattttcagtccaATTTGAGAAAtaagttaaactctgtttacttgtttcaatcaaatactgattagtttagattattttattattatttgacctatgaatttagcctataaataggctcttttacaaccttagaaaaatacaCCAATTagagattaaaactcataacacatttaaggaattttgtgtttacgttttgtgggttctttgttttcaggttttcggggtttagtttttatctccattttttgtactcttcgttcttttgccattatagtaaaattatctttgcccgtggttttttatcctatttggaggggtttttccacgttaaattgtatgttcaatttctcaatttattcagCTATTTTcttattcgttgcttaatcgggtcgaaatCCTAACACTTacgattaataatatatattaaaagtaaaaACGTAATTTgataatatacaaatataaaaagtTTGATAAGGCTCACAAGCCATTCAAATCAAATATTACTAAGCTCAAATTCGGCTCGACCTCGAGCATAGCTTAACAATTACTGAATCGAGTTTGAATGTTTTTCGAATCGAACTCAGATAGTTTACGAGCACTAGTATCTCATTTACACCCCTATTCACAATACTATAACATATCCAAAAAAGTAAACTATCCACGTCAACTTTAAATTTACTCTGAATAATAGTTAAAATATGGAATATATACTATCCACGTaggttaaaatgaaattatatctCGATGAATATTTGGATCTCCACTAGCATCCCTAATTTAGGAGCATCCTTAGCCATAGCTTTTAGCAACAGTTCTTGTGGTCGGTTGAAAAGGAAATCTTACTCTAAACCCTATTACTTAAACTATAAGAAGtctattttccaaaaaaataaagaaaaagaaaaagtaaagcaATCTTTTTATCCTTATGATTTTGTTTGCTATTGTATTATGATTGTGATTATATTCGTCAATTCTCatgaaaaaaaactttaattaaattttagtgatggaCTTTCAGAAGAATTAAGGTCTCCCTAACCCTTCTAATTAAGAAAACTGGTATAATGCATATTTTGTCCAATTTGTCATACCTTAAGGTTTCTCCAACATATTGTTCAATGAGGCTTTTATCACGTCTTTCCATTATCCAATCTTGCAATATTCAATGAACACGAACTTATATACATCCTAAAACCGTTAGCAAATTAAAAACCCAAAGCataaatttactattttcttataaactatCAAGAACAAGATAGTTTGGGTATGGGAGCAATGACCAATAAAGTGAAACAAttcaacaagaaaaataaagtaaGTTTTAAGCCTCCAAAAAACGAAAGTTCAATTACTTGGATGGGGATAGATTAATCCTTAACTGTGCTTTTTGGCACTCCAGCTTTGAACCCCAACGCCTACTCTTTGATCCAATTGCTCGAACCACTTTTGGAAATTCAACAAACCCTTTGATCCCTCGCTTTATGTGAGGATTCTCAGCTTCTTGAGATGCTTTTTGCTGAACCGCCATTGATGAAGACACAGTAGCAGTACTGTTTATATTTTGGTAACATGATGATGGTTGTTCACTCGATGCAAATCTCGTTGACTCTCTTGAATCGAAAACAGCTTTGCTATTATTTTCAATATCAGATTGTTTGCGTTTAGTTTCCTCCAATTCTTTGAACTTCTCGTGGAACAAAATCTTGGCCTCGGCCAGCTTCATTTGAACTCTTTCTTCCCTTAAAACTTCAGCTATCTTTAGCATATTTCTTTCCTCCTCGAACTCTCTTTTCATTCGATCTATTAGAATATAtcccataccttgcccatacctttcccatacctacccataccttggaaaggtcaaagttatgggcactaaatatttatttagtgttgggcatgggataatagcaatttttggtccctaagtgaatagggactttgcaaggtggcccttgaatctcaactataaataggccaaccattgctcattctcatcatcccacatttgccattctctacttaaggcattgttctctctccctatttgtaaagtttcacttgtattttggagtgaaatatatttggtagtgcccgaggacgtaggcaagatttgccgaacctcgttaaattttggtgttctttactatttaatgttcatattttgtgagtgtgattgtagtgatttattgtgctattaaattacgatagagggatattctggctaggaaagacttggtacttaagtgatcctcgtgattcacctctctttcctgggaattgaacttagtgtgattttttagtacaataattttactctttcacacgcttccgcacaacaattggtatcagagccagattcgtacttgggaaatacgaccgtttacggtactattcacgtatacggcactattcacgtatacggcactattcacatatacggtactgttcacgtatacagtagttgggattgaggagaaaaatggcagcaacatcgtcatcagcaaggactactgtgacaaatgcaaaatttgaagtagagaaatttgacggtaccaataattttggtatgtggcaatgtgagatcctggatgtcttatgtcagcaagagctagatatagcccttgaagaaaaacctgacaataTGGATggcaaggagtgggccaagatcaatagacaggcgtgtggtacaatccgcctatgtttggccaaagagcagaagtactctgtcatgagggagacatcagcgaagaagttatgagatacactggaagaaaagtttctaacgaaaagtcttgaaaataggctttatatgaaaaagaaactttatcgattcacgtatgcacccggtatgtcgatgaatgaccatgtgaactcattcaataaaattttagcagacttgctaaatttggatgagaaatttgaagatgaagacaaggcattattgttgttgaattcccttcctgatgaatatgatcatcttaccaccacattgcttcatgggaaagattcaatcacatttgatgcagtctgtagtgcgttgtatagatctgagactcgaaagaaagataaaagagatcacagagatacaactgcagaagtcttaacagtaagaggtcgttcacacagcagcaaacctggtagaaggggtaagtccaaagggagacccgccaaagatgaatgtgccttttgtcgtgagaaagggcattggaaaaagaattgtcctaagttacaaaagggcaagtctatttctaatgcatgtgtagcggagcatgatgaggagtcagactttagcttggttggcatggcaatggcatgtcaaacggatgagtggatattggattcgggatgtacttaccatatgtgtcctaataaggactggttttctagtcttgaagaactagaaggtggagttgtttttatgggcaatgatagtgcctgtaagacaatgggtgtaggtacaatcaaattgaagaaccatgacggctcaatccaagttctgacagatgttcgctatgtacccagcttgaagaaaaatctcatctcattaggggccctagaatctaaagggctcacaatcactttgagagatggattactaaaggtaatagctggggtattgacggtgatgaaaggcactagaagaaataacttgtactatttaaatggaagtacagttattggatcaacatcaacagcttctgcgaaagatgcagattcagaagctaccaggttatggcataggcgattgggacatgctggtgaaaaagctttgcagacattggtgaagcaaggcttattgaaaggtgcaaattcttgcaaaatggaattctgtgaacattgtgttctgggcaagcagaagagggtaaaatttggtccagcaattcacaatacgaaaggaattctggactacgttcacagtgatgtgtggggacctaccaaagtagcttctttgggaggtatgcactattttgttacttttgttgatgattattcaagaaaagtatgggtgtatctaatgaaaagaaaaaatgaagttttgaatgcatttctgaagtggaagaagatggtggagactcagacaggtcgaaaggtcaaacgacttcgatcagataatggtactgagtacaaaaatgatccatttctacaagtatgccaagatgagggcattgtgcgacacttcactgttcgggatacaccacagcaaaatggggtggcagaacgcatgaatcggactatactggagaaagttcgatgtatgttgtccaatgctggattgggcaaggaattttgggctgaggcagttacatatgcgtgccatctaattaaccgattgccatcagctgcaataaatggaaaaactcctatggagatgtggactggtaaacctgctactgattatgattctttacatgtttttggttccactgcatattatcatgtaaaagaatctaagttagacccaagagcaaagaaagcattattcatgggtataactggtggtgtaaaaggataccgtctctggtgtcctgatacaaggaagattattttcagtagagatgtaacttttgatgaatcaaccatgatgaagaacgaggattcacaaaaggatgacaaaaccagtagtactttgcagcaggtggagtttgaaaaggttaatgatgatccagctaatattgaaagaacaaatgatgaagaagtttcgacccaagaacttctacagcaacaagattcaattgcatataggaggccaagaagagagattcgtaagcctgctcgctttgacgatatggtggcctatgcacttccaattgcagatgatgatgttccttccacttacacagaagcaataagtaactctgatggtgtaaagtggaagcaagctatgaatgaagaaatgcagtctcttcataaaaataggacttgggagttggtgagactgcccaagggaaagaaggcaattggatgcaaatgggtatatgcaaagaaggaaggatttcctggtaaaaatgaaattcgatacaaggctagattggtagcaaagggttacgctcagaaagaaggaatagactacaatgaagtgttttctccagttgtgaagcattcgtctattcggattttgctagccttggttgcgcaatatgatcttgaactagttcagcttgatgtgaagaccgcgtttttacacggtgatttggaagaggaaatctatatgactcagccagatggattcaaggttgctggaaaagaaaattgggttttcaaactgacaaagtcgctttatggattgaagcaatctccgaggcagtggtacaagcgatttgatcagttcatgaaagggcaaaggtacacaagaagtaaatttgatcattgcgtgtattttcagaagctacaagaaggaactttcatatacttgctcttatatgttgatgatatgctaatagcatctaagagcaaagttgagattgaaagattgaagactcaactgaatctcgagtttgagatgaaagatctaggagaagctaaaaagattctcggcatggaaatatgtagagatagagctcatggcagagttagcttgtctcagaagcagtatttgaagaaagtactacagcagtttggcatgaacgagcagaccaaacctgtaagtaccccgttggcttctcatttcaagctttctgcacaactatctccttcgacgaatacggaataagaatacatgttgcaagttccgtattctaatgcagtgggtagcttgatgtatgcaatggtgtgtacaagacccgacatttcacaggcagttagtatagtgagcaggtatatgcataatcctggaaaaggacattggcaagctgtgaaatggattctacggtatattcagaagaccgtggatgttggattactgttcaagcaggataatacacttggtaaaggtgttattgggtacgttgattctgactatgccggtgatttggacaagcgaagatcaaccaccggttatgtgtttacacttgctggaggaccaataagttggaagtctacactacagtctacagttgcattgtcaaccacagaagccgagtacatggctgtaacagaggctgtaaaggaggctgtttggttacaaggtatggctaaaaccttggggttggttcaggagcatattaacgtgtattgtgatagtcaaagtgctattcatttagcaaagaatcaagtctatcatgcacgtacaaaacatatcgacgtacgattccattttgtgcgggaaattattgaagaggggaaaatttgtcttcagaagatcaagactgcagataatcccgcagatatgatgaccaaggtggtaacagcaaccaagttcgaacattgtttgaacttgatcaatatcctgcaagtttaacagtcgaagaaggcactatcaagtattgttgtcaaaggcaaaaagaattgtgtgaagataagattatcctaatcaaatcttcaaggtggagattattagaatatatcccataccttgcccatacctttcccatacctacccataccttggaaaggtcaaagttatgggcactaaatatttatttagtgttgggcatgggataatagcaatttttggtccctaagtgaatagggactttgcaaggtggcccttgaatctcaactataaataggccaaccattgctcattctcatcatcccacatttgccattctctacttaaggcattgttctctctccctatttgtaaagtttcacttgtattttggagtgaaatatatttggtagtgcccgaggacgtaggcaagatttgccgaacctcgttaaattttggtgttctttactatttaatgttcatattttgtgagtgtgattgtagtgatttattgtgctattaaattacgatagagggatattctggctaggaaagacttggtacttaagtgatcctcgtgattcacctctctttcctgggaattgaacttagtgtgattttttagtacaataattttactctttcacacgcttccgcacaacacgATCCATCTCTGATTTCTTTGAAGTGATTTCTCTAGCAAGCTTTTCACACACACTCTCCAATGCTTCTTTCCCCCTTCGTTCTTCAGCTACTTCTTTACCCAGTTTCTTATTTTGAGACTCCACCTTTTTACGTGCTTTACGTTCGTACTCCACCTCAGCTTTCAAGTCGATGATCTGGGCTCGAGCAATACCCAATTCGGAATCCATTACTGGTATCAGTTGATGATGAAGGTGCTTGCTACTTTGGCACTGTAGTTGTTGATGATTAGAATAATAAAATGGGTTTTCGTAAAGTTTCCAGCTAATCCCATTCCTGAGATTACTAGTGCTTCTGTTTTTCATCATCAGCAGCATATCCTTCATATCTTCTCCTTTCATTGTATATGAGCTTTTTGGTTGTcgcttttccttttcttttctactTTGCTGCTTTTCTTTTTCGTAACGGGGATTTTCCCTGTCAAGAAAGCTATTGCGGTAGGCCCATGATTTATCCTGGAACTTTAAAACTAGTTCTAAGGGAGGTGGTCTGCCCTATGCATTCttggaagatatgttttggatgcTCCCATCCAATCTCCACAAGTAGAGATTTATTATGCAAAATTACTATAAGATTCAAGAAATATGTTTttcgaagaaaaaaaaatctttattaaTGAActtgaatatatttaaatatcGATATCGAATTTAGtccaaacattttattttaaaatttgtaagacTTTCAAATATAGAATTAAGTTGTTTGACatactaaaaattaaaatggaCACTTCCATTGATGTAAAAACAATCACTTAAGTTGAAgcaaattaaacattttatttttaaaataataataacttttcttttaccaaaaatcaaatcaaacaaaataaaattttaacaataacttaattgaaatagAATCGTATTTAATAAAATCGAATTCAAcactatttttcaatttaatttttatttttttcaactcttttttgatcaaatttttatctttttagagTTTTAAGTGGGTatacttaaaaagaaaattcaatgaGTCATACCTTCCCATAAATATTCTAGAAAATTCAACGAGCCATACCTTCCCTAAATATTCTAACATATGTGATATGTAAGTACTTAAAAAAAAGAGTGGATAGGTCCAATGAATGTTATTCTTTTGTTGCCATAGAGCAGGGGCCTCTCTGGGTAAGGAATATTTACATCTATGGCAATGGACATATTGGTGGGGGTTTGATCATATTCCTCTACTGACATTTTTTTTTCTGgaaaaccaaaatgttttaacCAACTCTTGCATTGATCCTTCTACAAAAAAAGAAGCAGCCCTGACAGAAGACAAACAACTACAGCAGCAAAAGATTTTTCACCCACAGTTTTTAACATTGGGTGGCCTACCTCAGTATTTCAATAATACGTATCTCAGTGCAATTATTCATCTCCTGCAGCCCCCCCACATGTGTATTTGATGATACAAGTGATTGATTACTGTTACTTTACAGCATCATAAACATTTAACTAGTATTAAAATAAGCCTACCACTTCAAAAGTTTAACTTGGAAACTGTTGCTTCACAAATAAAAAGCAGTAGAACTAGAAATAGGAATTCTGACTAGAATGTGGATGAAACAATTATTTTGATGTCGAGAGTGCTTTGCCAAGTCCTTAAGAGGGACATTATAAGCTATGATGGAGTTGGAAACAATGGTCTATTTATTAATCCTACAGGCTCCACATGGATGTCCCCCATTCAGGTTTTAATTCAGGGCCCATTGCACTGTCATAAAGCTTAAAGAACAAATTTTTTCCTATACCTGAGAATGTGACTTGGGTATTACTTATTTGGCACTAACGTGACAAAACATGCCCTCTTCTGGAGATTGGCTTTGGTAGCACTGATGAGTGAATTGCTTATAAATCAttgacttttgaactgaaacctttTAAGGCATTGCGGAACTTGGGAGGCAAACAAACTTCCCATGTGCCAAGAACTGCAATCTTTCTCCGGATTAGAATTCAGTCATCTTGGTTCACTTCTCGTGGTTCATACAGAGGAACAGCGGTACTGACAGAAAGATTGTGGAACAGACAAGTAAATTGCCCCACTTTCTAAACTAATAAATGAATGTCGTTATAAGTCATATTGTAAGTTAGACCACTTGATACAACATTGTTAAGAGTGATattcacaaattttaaatatcaaccattttacataaaaataaaaataaaaaaattaataaaatgtgcTATAAGTATGTTATattgtgaaattttgaaaatttgaaaataatataataaaagataAATGGTGTATTTGGGTGAA
This window of the Gossypium hirsutum isolate 1008001.06 chromosome A09, Gossypium_hirsutum_v2.1, whole genome shotgun sequence genome carries:
- the LOC107930236 gene encoding protein BRANCHLESS TRICHOME, with product MKGEDMKDMLLMMKNRSTSNLRNGISWKLYENPFYYSNHQQLQCQSSKHLHHQLIPVMDSELGIARAQIIDLKAEVEYERKARKKVESQNKKLGKEVAEERRGKEALESVCEKLAREITSKKSEMDHRMKREFEEERNMLKIAEVLREERVQMKLAEAKILFHEKFKELEETKRKQSDIENNSKAVFDSRESTRFASSEQPSSCYQNINSTATVSSSMAVQQKASQEAENPHIKRGIKGFVEFPKVVRAIGSKSRRWGSKLECQKAQLRINLSPSK